The proteins below are encoded in one region of Paramisgurnus dabryanus chromosome 2, PD_genome_1.1, whole genome shotgun sequence:
- the LOC135730809 gene encoding uncharacterized protein has product MASTLQSAQEFLKKGRTLLTTSILNRDPVFEGLNECKFFMNYELDLVNSAADRWESLLDIVISKGEEACYTFLKILDKTRFEVFPRPGLQYPDLHHWISCFSFQDEPQPQSSSKPDTDPCTAYQGLLRLKARQILDDKWNQSMNFLKNEPKRKPFKYIPLVLDTDSSTVTKLKKTKEHKSRWKNLKICIPTDRKMLSPKHLLMNDEKTILLVGKPGVGKTTVALEILRLWIEEKSIQVSYMFYFDEALMRNVSQSPLPQTLNDLLFNHYICPNEASNEVLENIERNSENVVLIFDGIIDVIDNSVIKHLMDKELLMDAKVLTTCRPEAEDEGYLSVWSSYRVEVLGFNHESIHEYFKWMLGTEADSGVCALDNLELFSLCSVPLYAFIVTACILISPTETRNKSFTITEMYVRIFRFCMKQHGNKDVEQLDEYITDNKKDIVFLAQASYHAMLAKTVNLTHLDHTHRSVQNAFLSRNPSAPSLKVSAFLHNTMQEFWVALFLILYPENIPQVLTQCQSDEEGKYLKYIIPFLSGLLSDPLVEYIKCLVPVEQIQPTRTEYFPQIIDTFLYTKELNQEGVGEQFVEADNILFVCRCLYEYQSPEACQHFLNKVHCELDLQDQDLDPYQCCVVSYVVSHSKNHTVHLDLTNCNIPDHGLKLILGSLNKLKSLRPSCKSQMWRVAFETEQFSDFDSLFRLFKFEMHFNVHEKQDQKVFQKMRELLKQKRSETVHLYLHVNEDKITRSLQQTIFESLPNIGTIRIFPSYMKLAIESELFLQGAMYEIKTSQRCIRNLLSVLSSNERENFEDQRDFLLKLHAHAKNMDACAALQPVFHALPPVWVVKFSNTSMSLLLQIMKALNLKKPADLDVTYEQGELKRFLQCMPYITEIRFSSALRQPEDILKIVKIVADLFIFASESGEETLSSLSAACSYQTFPFVQDTKDVQSFFFLDLFAQLRKSSAWEMVLPALEPIFKVAPAIWKLDLSKLQKTFPLNDLLKLGSIQKTVELRSWSFDKDQLKSFLNCLHYISYLSCAEEFFQAVCEIVSVDREWNPKQVTELLRLLGFNISLTEMLPRRLCKAVESVFDLLDDENVSLSLLPKSISCHGSAFLFSNVKRLQTLRVNEIATSKLARLVKSAKSGTKPITVEKLSLVLSSSSLPEKALCQLLSSLNVLLSVWTVHNLDVSEFKIEAYLFISLLSLQSPLSIRFHEDTLQQLADIVYDAQDENLTQLFLEKIDRDLSTCNLSWDVLYYLIKGSKKKVTLDLPEGRFNVSNIPSLLTVLDTVRFKRISPRFVRAALREIYQKRAGHLIVKLLQSSADLINLCMRELDSTDCKALCFALHYSDGVKLNLLNSVIPSNETESIVKLLHRVSDLRIDRKLMLNFLRVSKDMEKQGYPTSPLLTTLNHKLDFSCHSSISSGRFTLSVMDCMAISCAIETSECDTELILDDCKADDSALEILFPILHKVHLRLGKDLLCQFLTLILNAPMAMSLKWASSLSKALGKQLDLSDTPVNYRTCESLQLVLDYVEELTHLKLSHCQITDACLDLLTPYLHKIMTLDVSGNEITDKGLQRLCSTLEGNSFTKTICLCDNQITETGLLVEEVRFVTLHAGTKTCAQHQSYMTKDLTLKSKMEKTHKTCFKREDHVMEFEPELEVNKGKIFYRFQCNTGGLFMCKATGLVFGMKGSGCVEYSVAHWDKRILMGTHYEPAGPLFDIKTPAGQMYELHLPHCETKVDEIGKLSVVHTHEDKPEFMTPVRITKTHIAVNICRLSRYGIVDEKDRDRKMISGQVLLFLEPDVSDRQQRIWVFLLPSNVPLLEIKEQQQDYEFIQTSSNCKLWLNEKYTLISKQAERVQPKECLFESLHAGNHHPTFEVFLDKCVTELRIKIIHKLKKNDSILFKNAWKRWIILKAKKDNCKQITSEELVINHGNTDCNSLQKWKSDLRDILEDLSKEELKKLKHLMRNSENRDSIPVSKLEKTKKDRYKLVNLIVQSWGFKESVKATNEFMNKLPRRDDLVKGLLEPHLKQFGLPD; this is encoded by the exons ATGGCGAGCACCCTGCAGTCTGCACAAGAATTCCTAAAAAAAGGTCGAACTCTGCTAACTACCAGCATCCTGAATCGTGATCCTGTATTTGAAGgcttaaatgaatgcaaattcTTCATGAATTATGAACTTGATTTAGTGAACTCTGCAGCAGATAGATGGGAAAGTTTGCTTGACATAGTTATTTCTAAAGGAGAAGAAGCATGTTATACTTTCTTAAAAATTCTTGACAAGACTAGATTTGAAGTATTTCCAAGACCTGGTTTACAGTATCCAGATTTACATCACTGGATTAGCTGCTTCTCTTTCCAGGATGAACCACAACCACAAAGTTCAAGCAAACCAG ACACAGATCCATGTACCGCCTACCAAGGTCTTTTGCGGCTAAAAGCAAGGCAAATACTGGATGATAAATGGAACCAAAGCATGAACTTCTTGAAAAATGAGCCAAAAAGAAAACCTTTTAAATACATACCTCTTGTTCTGGACACAGATTCCAGCACAGTTACAAAGCTTAAAAAAACCAAGGAACATAAAAGTCGCTGGAAAAATCTTAAGATCTGCATTCCAACCGATAGAAAAATGTTGTCACCTAAACACTTACTAATGAATGATGAGAAAACCATCCTACTTGTGGGGAAACCTGGAGTGGGAAAGACAACCGTTGCATTGGAGATTCTTCGACTTTGGATAGAAGAGAAAAGCATTCAAGTGAgttatatgttttattttgacgAGGCACTGATGAGAAACGTCTCCCAGTCTCCATTACCTCAGACCTTGAATGATCTTCTTTTCAACCACTATATATGCCCAAATGAAGCATCAAATGAAGTGCTGGAAAATATTGAGAGAAATTCTGAGAATGTTGTCCTAATTTTTGATGGCATCATTGATGTGATTGACAACTCCGTGATTAAACACCTCATGGATAAAGAACTTTTAATGGATGCAAAGGTCTTGACCACATGCCGACCAGAAGCTGAGGATGAAGGCTACCTATCGGTTTGGTCATCTTACAGAGTAGAGGTTCTGGGCTTTAATCATGAATCCATTCATGAATACTTTAAATGGATGTTGGGAACAGAGGCTGATTCGGGTGTCTGTGCTTTAGACAACCTAGAGCTATTCAGTTTGTGCTCTGTGCCACTGTATGCCTTCATAGTAACTGCCTGTATTTTAATAAGTCCCACTGAAACCAGAAATAAGTCATTTACAATTACAGAGATGTATGTCAGAATTTTTCGCTTTTGCATGAAACAGCACGGGAACAAAGACGTGGAGCAGTTGGATGAGTACATTACAGACAACAAGAAAGACATTGTATTCTTAGCTCAAGCCTCATATCACGCAATGCTAGCAAAGACCGTGAACCTGACACATTTGGACCATACGCACAGATCTGTGCAAAATGCTTTCCTGAGCAGAAATCCATCTGCACCCTCTCTCAAAGTGTCTGCATTCCTTCACAATACAATGCAAGAGTTTTGGGTAGCTCTCTTTCTCATTTTATATCCTGAGAATATTCCTCAAGTGTTGACTCAATGTCAGAGCGATGAAGAAGGAAAATACCTCAAATATATCATTCCTTTTTTGTCTGGTCTTCTGTCCGATCCACTGGTCGAATATATAAAATGTTTGGTTCCGGTAGAACAGATACAACCCACACGTACCGAGTACTTTCCACAGATTATAGACACTTTTCTTTACACTAAGGAACTGAATCAAGAAGGAGTTGGTGAGCAATTTGTTGAAGCTGACAACATCCTTTTTGTGTGTCGATGCCTTTATGAGTATCAGTCTCCTGAAGCATGCCAACACTTCCTCAATAAGGTTCACTGTGAGCTTGATTTACAAGACCAAGATCTTGATCCTTACCAGTGCTGTGTGGTATCCTATGTTGTCAGTCATTCTAAGAATCACACTGTTCATCTGGACCTCACGAATTGTAACATTCCTGACCACGGGTTAAAACTTATCCTGGGCTCACTAAATAAACTCAAATCTCTCAG GCCATCATGCAAGTCTCAGATGTGGAGAGTGGCTTTTGAAACGGAACAGTTTTCAGATTTTGATAGTCTGTTTAGACTATTTAAATTTGAAATGCACTTTAATGTGCATGAAAAACAAGATCAGAAAGTTTTTCAAAAAATGAGAGAACTCCTCAAGCAGAAGAGGTCAGAGACTGTTCATCTTTATCTGCATGTAAATGAAGACAAAATAACAAGGTCTTTGCAGCAGACCATTTTTGAGAGCCTACCCAATATTGGAACAATTAG GATTTTTCCCAGTTACATGAAATTGGCTATAGAATCAGAGCTGTTCCTTCAAGGAGCTATGTATGAGATAAAGACAAGTCAACGTTGTATAAGGAATCTACTGTCTGTGCTCAGCAGTAATGAAAGAGAAAACTTTGAGGATCAGCGTGATTTTTTACTGAAACTGCATGCACATGCTAAGAACATGGATGCTTGTGCGGCTTTACAACCTGTGTTCCATGCATTGCCGCCTGTATGGGTTGTAAAGTTTTCAAACACATCAATGTCACTGCTCCTCCAGATCATGAAGGCTCTGAATTTAAAGAAGCCAGCTGATTTAGATGTCACTTATGAGCAGGGTGAACTTAAACGATTTCTTCAATGCATGCCCTATATTACAGAGATTAG GTTCAGTAGTGCTCTCAGACAGCCTGAGGACATCCTCAAGATTGTGAAGATTGTTGCCGACCTTTTCATTTTCGCATCTGAAAGCGGAGAGGAGACACTAAGTAGCCTTTCTGCAGCATGCAGTTACCAAACCTTCCCATTTGTTCAAGACACTAAAGATGTGCAGagctttttctttttagatctCTTCGCCCAGTTGAGGAAAAGTTCAGCATGGGAGATGGTACTGCCTGCATTGGAGCCCATTTTTAAGGTTGCCCCAGCTATATGGAAATTGGATCTATCAAAACTACAGAAGACATTTCCTTTAAATGATCTATTAAAGCTTGGGTCTATCCAAAAAACTGTGGAGCTCAGGAGCTGGTCATTTGACAAAGACCAACTTAAGAGTTTCCTAAATTGTTTACACTATATTTCATATCTTAG TTGTGCTGAGGAGTTTTTCCAGGCAGTGTGTGAAATTGTCTCGGTTGACAGGGAATGGAACCCAAAACAAGTCACTGAGCTGTTAAGACTGCTTGGTTTTAACATTTCATTGACAGAGATGCTTCCAAGACGCCTATGTAAGGCTGTTGAGAGCGTGTTTGATCTTCTGGATGATGAGAATGTTTCTTTAAGCCTTCTCCCTAAGAGCATCTCTTGTCACGGTTCTGCTTTTCTCTTTTCAAACGTAAAAAGGCTTCAGACATTAAG AGTAAATGAAATTGCAACATCAAAGCTAGCAAGGCTGGTGAAGTCAGCTAAGTCGGGAACAAAACCCATAACTGTGGAAAAGCTGTCTTTGGTTTTGTCTAGCTCTTCTCTACCAGAGAAAGCACTTTGTCAGCTGTTAAGTAGCCTGAATGTTCTTCTTAGTGTCTGGACAGTTCACAACTTGGATGTTTCAGAATTTAAAATAGAGGCTTACTTATTCATATCCCTCTTGAGTCTGCAGAGTCCCCTGTCTATTAG ATTTCATGAAGACACTCTGCAACAACTAGCAGATATTGTGTATGATGCTCAAGATGAAAACCTGACACAGTTGTTCCTGGAAAAAATTGATAGAGACTTGTCAACTTGTAATCTCTCCTGGgatgttttatattatttaatcaAAGGCTCAAAGAAAAAAGTGACACTAGACCTTCCCGAGGGAAGGTTTAATGTATCTAACATTCCAAGCCTTCTCACTGTACTCGATACAGTTCGCTTTAAAAG GATAAGCCCACGTTTTGTCAGGGCTGCATTGAGAGAGATATATCAAAAACGGGCAGGTCATCTTATTGTGAAATTATTGCAATCTTCAGCTGACCTGATTAACCTTTGCATGAGAGAGTTGGACTCCACCGATTGCAAAGCTCTCTGCTTTGCTCTGCACTACAGTGATGGGGTTAAGCTCAATCTGTTGAACTCTGTCATACCAAGTAATGAGACTGAGAGCATTGTCAAGCTTCTACACAGAGTTTCTGATCTCAG GATTGATAGAAAGCTGATGTTGAACTTTCTTCGTGTCTCTAAGGACATGGAAAAGCAAGGATATCCTACATCTCCACTCTTAACCACACTGAACCACAAACTAGACTTCTCATGCCATTCATCCATCAGCAGTGGTCGTTTTACTTTAAGTGTTATGGATTGTATGGCCATTTCCTGTGCCATTGAAACATCAGAGTGTGACACAGAATTAATTTTAGATGACTGCAAAGCGGATGATTCTGCACTAGAaattctttttcctattttacaCAAAGTGCATCTTCG CTTGGGCAAAGACCTCCTTTGCCAGTTTCTGACCTTGATTTTAAATGCTCCAATGGCTATGTCTTTGAAATGGGCATCATCACTGTCCAAAGCACTTGGAAAACAGCTGGACCTCAGTGACACCCCAGTTAACTACCGTACTTGTGAGTCTCTGCAATTGGTTTTGGACTACGTAGAGGAGCTAACACATCTTAAGCTAAGTCACTGTCAAATCACAGATGCCTGCTTGGATCTTTTAACCCCTTACCTTCACAAAATTATGACTCTAGA TGTAAGTGGCAATGAGATTACTGACAAAGGACTACAGAGACTGTGCAGCACCTTAGAAGGAAACAGTTTCACAAAGACCATATG CCTTTGTGACAACCAAATAACTGAGACTGGGCTTTTGGTGGAAGAAGTACGTTTTGTAACCCTACATGCTGGTACAAAAACATGTGCCCAACACCAGAGTTATATGACAAAAGATTTGACATTAAAAAGCAAGatggaaaaaacacacaagacCTGTTTTAAG AGAGAAGATCATGTGATGGAGTTTGAGCCTGAACTAGAAGTGAATAAAGGCAAGATTTTCTATAG GTTTCAGTGCAACACAGGAGGCCTTTTCATGTGCAAGGCAACAGGACTTGTGTTTGGAATGAAAGGGAGTGGATGTGTAGAGTACAGCGTGGCTCACTGGGATAAGCGTATCCTCATGGGAACACATTATGAGCCTGCTGGGCCTTTGTTTGATATCAAAACGCCTGCAGGACAAATGTATGAACTTCATCTTCCACACTGTGAgacaaaag TTGATGAAATTGGGAAACTCTCTGTTGTCCATACACATGAAGACAAACCGGAATTCATGACACCAGTCAGAATAACTAAAACGCATATAGCTGTAAATATCTGTAGGTTATCTCGGTATGGAATTGTGGATGAGAAAGATCGTGACCGCAAAATGATCAGTGGGCAAGTGCTGCTGTTTCTGGAGCCAGATGTGTCTGACAGACAGCAAAGAATATGGGTTTTCCTATTGCCAAGCAATGTTCCACTCTTAGAG ATAAAAGAACAGCAACAAGATTATGAGTTTATCCAGACCAGCTCTAACTGCAAACTGTGGTTAAATGAAAAGTACACGCTGATATCAAAACAAGCTGAAAGAGTCCAACCAAAG GAATGTTTATTTGAATCTTTACATGCTGGCAATCACCATCCTACATTTGAGGTCTTTTTAGACAAATGTGTGACTGAACTGCGAATTAAAATTATtcataaattaaagaaaaatgacagtattttatttaaaaatgcttgGAAGCGTTGGATAATTCTCAAAGCAAAAAAAG ATAATTGCAAACAAATCACCTCTGAAGAACTTGTAATCAATCATG GAAACACGGATTGTAATAGTTTACAAAAATGGAAATCTGATCTTCGTGACATCTTAGAGGATCTCTCCAAAGAGGAACTCAAAAAACTAAAGCATTTAATGCGAAACAGTGAGAACAGAGACTCCATTCCTGTGTCTAAACTTGAAAAAACCAAGAAAGACAGATATAAGCTGGTAAATTTGATTGTTCAGTCATGGGGATTTAAAGAATCTGTGAAAGCTACAAATGAGTTTATGAATAAGCTCCCTCGCAGAGATGATTTAGTGAAAGGACTGCTGGAGCCACATCTGAAACAGTTTGGCCTTCCTGATTAG